In Coregonus clupeaformis isolate EN_2021a chromosome 15, ASM2061545v1, whole genome shotgun sequence, one genomic interval encodes:
- the LOC121548333 gene encoding cadherin-5, translated as MMRQSAWRQMTGPELWMGLFALALTLSLTMAEHMDQRPALQTSPVLHRHKREWLWNNLYVEEERPTYTQYYLGKLKSTKSGDRTRYVIEGEGANTIFKVDEKGDIYVTERLDREVKSTYHLKAQLFDTSNNLVERVEEFVILVTDINDNDPVFTKSFNASIKERSKRGTKVIEVTATDADDPTTANGELAYKLLEGGDVFNIDSTTGVITTKYENLDRETQSSYVVVVQAQDLRGLKQGGTATTSVTIAVSDINDNIATFTKSSYVFSVKEDMKRGQRIDTMVLEDRDEIQNKDPIFTIAPSSDIFEMERSQTKDGNLMLKQGLDYETKSSYTFFVDVRENHLQSPADNKDNPVIKAQVTIQVLDVDEQPEFSKSIYNFNVIEEMMVNNIGVVSARDPDKANKAIRYSIEDKDSPIGINPITGQLFTVRKLDRELVANHMFQVKAKEEPNGLESFVNVNILVIDINDNKPELSIEEIFVCENDMAGTVIGTISATDKDDHLPAFSFTLVKPNANFSVIDNNDNTSNIVLKHGGFSLEDSRDYVIDIEISDGGRPPMSSITSLPIKVCRCDNKRIHTQCKAAQLKMGVSVHALIAILLCILTILVIVILIAMRKRHQKDALVTLGKSEIHEQLVTYDEEGGGEMDTNGYDVSILTSARNDGSMSMRQGPSLYAMVKKPPTACKGDMAMMIEVKKDDADHDRDGIPYDTLHIYGYEGPESLAGSLSSLDSSSTGSNLDYDFLNDWGPRFRTLAELYGVDGSEGSDSPY; from the exons ATGATGAGACAGTCTGCATGGAGGCAGATGACTGGGCCAGAGCTGTGGATGGGTCTCTTTGCCTTGGCCCTGACCCTCAGTCTAACCATGGCTGAACATATGGACCAGAGGCCAGCACTCCAAACCAGCCCAGTTCTCCACAGGCACAAGAGAGAGTGGTTGTGGAACAACCTTTACGTGGAGGAGGAAAGGCCAACCTACACCCAATACTATCTTGGAAAG TTAAAGTCAACTAAGTCTGGTGACAGGACACGCTATGTCATTGAAGGAGAAGGTGCCAACACAATCTTCAAAGTCGATGAAAAAGGAGACATCTATGTCACTGAACGATTGGATAGAGAGGTGAAAAGCACATACCATCTAAAGGCCCAGCTGTTTGATACCAGCAACAACTTGGTGGAGAGAGTGGAAGAGTTTGTGATCCTGGTTACTGACATCAATGACAACGATCCAGTGTTTACCAAATCATTCAACGCTTCTATCAAAGAGAGATCCAAAAGAG GAACTAAAGTGATAGAAGTCACTGCCACTGATGCAGATGATCCAACGACTGCAAATGGAGAACTTGCTTACAAATTATTAGAGGGGGGAGATGTCTTCAATATAGACAGCACAACAG GGGTTATCACCACCAAGTATGAGAACCTGGACCGTGAGACCCAGAGTAGCTATGTGGTTGTGGTTCAAGCCCAGGATCTGAGAGGACTTAAACAAGGGGGCACCGCCACCACCTCTGTCACCATAGCAGTCAGCGACATCAATGATAACATAGCCACGTTTACCAAAA GTTCCTATGTATTTAGTGTGAAAGAGGACATGAAGCGGGGACAGAGAATAGACACCATGGTCCTGGAAGACAGAGATGAGATCCAGAATAAAGACCCTATCTTCACCATAGCACCTTCATCTGACATCTTTGAAATGGAGCGCAGTCAGACCAAAGATGGCAACCTCATGCTGAAACAG GGACTTGATTATGAAACTAAGAGCAGCTACACTTTCTTTGTGGATGTGAGGGAGAACCACTTGCAGTCCCCGGCAGATAATAAAGATAATCCAGTGATCAAGGCCCAGGTGACCATCCAGGTACTAGATGTTGATGAGCAGCCAGAATTCAGCAAGAGCATCTATAACTTCAACGTGATCGAGGAAATGATGGTCAATAATATTGGAGTCGTTTCAGCCAGAGATCCTGATAAAGCCAACAAGGCCATACG GTATTCCATTGAGGACAAGGACAGTCCCATTGGTATCAACCCCATAACTGGACAACTTTTCACAGTGAGGAAGCTGGATCGGGAGCTTGTAGCCAATCACATGTTCCAGGTTAAAGCTAAGGAGGAACCAAATG GACTGGAATCTTTTGTGAACGTCAACATACTGGTCATCGATATCAATGACAACAAACCAGAGCTGTCCATTGAAGAGATATTCGTTTGTGAAAATGATATGGCTGGCACG GTGATTGGGACCATAAGTGCCACAGACAAAGATGATCATTTGCCCGCATTCAGCTTCACATTGGTGAAGCCGAACGCCAACTTTTCAGTCATCGATAACAACG ACAACACATCTAACATAGTGCTGAAACATGGAGGCTTCAGCCTGGAGGACTCCAGGGACTATGTAATAGACATTGAGATTAGCGATGGAGGCAGGCCTCCCATGAGCAGCATTACCTCTCTGCCTATCAAAGTGTGCAGGTGTGACAACAAGAGGATCCACACCCAGTGCAAAGCAGCCCAACTCAAAATGGGTGTCAGTGTCCACGCCCTGATTGCTATACTGTTGTGCATCCTGACTATTCTGG TCATAGTGATCCTGATTGCTATGAGAAAGCGTCACCAGAAGGACGCCCTGGTCACTCTGGGAAAGAGTGAGATCCACGAGCAGCTGGTGACGTACGACGAGGAGGGCGGTGGGGAGATGGACACCAACGGCTACGACGTGTCCATCCTGACCTCAGCTCGGAACGACGGCAGCATGAGCATGAGGCAGGGCCCCAGCCTTTACGCCATGGTGAAGAAACCACCAACAGCGTGCAAGGGAGACATGGCCATGATGATCGAGGTGAAGAAAGACGACGCTGACCATGACAGGGATGGGATCCCCTACGATACCCTGCACATCTACGGCTACGAGGGGCCAGAGTCCCTGGCTGGTAGCCTCAGTTCCCTGGATAGTTCCTCCACTGGCTCTAATCTTGACTATGACTTCTTAAACGACTGGGGCCCTCGCTTCAGAACCCTGGCTGAGCTCTATGGGGTGGATGGGTCTGAGGGAAGTGACTCCCCGTATTGA